One part of the Mycobacterium marinum genome encodes these proteins:
- a CDS encoding YoaK family protein, protein MRSDIFDSEARLSWVLAVLAGVLGATAFTHSAGYFVTFMTGNAQRAVLGYFRDDVWLSVTAGLLLVCFLVGVVVASVCRRHFWVDHPHGPTVLTTFSLVAATALDIVIGGWEGSQLDFLPIMLVVFGVGSLNTSFVKDGEVSVPLSYVTGTLVKMGQGIERHIAGGQAADWLGYFMLLASFILGATVGGTISLVVSGTQMLAVASTVCALTTGFTYFHSDRRALLK, encoded by the coding sequence GTGAGGAGTGACATTTTCGACAGCGAGGCGCGACTGTCTTGGGTGCTGGCGGTGCTGGCCGGCGTGCTGGGTGCAACCGCTTTCACCCACTCTGCCGGCTACTTCGTGACATTCATGACGGGAAACGCCCAACGAGCCGTGCTGGGCTACTTTCGGGACGACGTGTGGCTTTCGGTCACGGCGGGGCTGCTCCTGGTGTGTTTCCTGGTGGGAGTCGTGGTCGCATCGGTGTGCAGACGGCACTTCTGGGTGGATCACCCGCACGGCCCGACCGTGCTGACCACCTTCAGCCTGGTCGCCGCGACGGCCCTGGACATCGTCATCGGTGGATGGGAAGGCAGCCAGCTGGACTTCCTGCCGATCATGCTCGTGGTCTTCGGTGTGGGTTCGCTGAACACGTCGTTCGTCAAGGACGGCGAGGTGTCGGTGCCGTTGAGTTACGTGACCGGGACGTTGGTCAAGATGGGGCAGGGCATCGAACGCCATATCGCCGGCGGACAGGCGGCGGACTGGCTCGGCTACTTCATGTTGCTTGCCAGCTTCATTCTCGGCGCCACCGTGGGTGGGACCATCAGCTTGGTGGTCAGCGGAACCCAGATGCTCGCGGTCGCCTCAACGGTGTGTGCGCTGACAACCGGCTTCACCTATTTCCACTCCGACCGTCGGGCCCTGTTGAAGTAG
- the ag85C gene encoding diacylglycerol acyltransferase/mycolyltransferase Ag85C, whose product MKFVEKLRGAAAGAPRRLTIAAIGAALLSGLVGAVGGAATAGAFSRPGLPVEYLQIPSAAMGRDIKVQFQGGGAHSVYLLDGLRAQDDYNGWDINTPAFEEYYNSGLSVVMPVGGQSSFYSDWYQPSQGNGQGYTYKWETFLTREMPAWLQANKGVSPTGNAAVGLSMSGGSALVLAAYYPQQFPYAASLSGFLNPSEGWWPTLIGLAMNDSGGYNANSMWGPSTDPAWKRNDPMVQIPRLVANNTRIWVYCGNGTPSDLGGDNMPAKFLEGLTLRTNQTFRDTYLASGGRNGVFNFPTNGTHSWPYWNQQLVAMKGDILKVLNGPAVPAAPAAPEAPAAPVAPAA is encoded by the coding sequence ATGAAGTTCGTTGAGAAGTTGCGTGGCGCAGCGGCCGGCGCTCCGCGCCGGCTGACCATCGCGGCCATAGGGGCTGCCCTGTTGTCCGGACTTGTTGGGGCCGTGGGTGGCGCGGCGACCGCCGGGGCATTTTCCAGGCCGGGTCTGCCGGTGGAATACCTGCAGATTCCGTCGGCGGCGATGGGCCGCGACATCAAGGTTCAGTTCCAGGGCGGTGGAGCGCACTCGGTCTACCTGCTCGATGGGCTACGGGCGCAGGACGACTACAACGGTTGGGACATCAACACTCCCGCCTTCGAGGAGTACTACAACTCCGGGTTGTCGGTGGTTATGCCCGTCGGCGGCCAGTCCAGTTTCTACAGCGACTGGTACCAGCCCTCTCAGGGCAACGGTCAGGGCTACACCTACAAGTGGGAGACCTTCCTGACCCGGGAGATGCCCGCCTGGTTGCAGGCCAACAAGGGCGTCTCGCCAACCGGCAATGCGGCGGTGGGCCTTTCGATGTCGGGCGGTTCGGCGCTTGTTCTGGCTGCCTACTACCCCCAGCAGTTCCCCTACGCCGCGTCCTTGTCGGGATTCCTGAACCCCTCCGAGGGCTGGTGGCCGACGCTGATCGGTCTGGCGATGAACGACTCGGGTGGCTACAACGCCAACAGCATGTGGGGCCCGTCCACCGACCCGGCCTGGAAGCGCAATGACCCGATGGTCCAGATTCCGCGCTTGGTCGCCAACAACACCCGCATCTGGGTCTACTGCGGCAATGGCACCCCCAGCGACCTCGGTGGCGACAACATGCCGGCGAAGTTCCTGGAAGGCCTGACACTGCGCACCAACCAGACCTTCCGGGACACCTACCTGGCCTCGGGTGGGCGCAACGGGGTGTTCAACTTCCCGACCAATGGCACGCACTCGTGGCCCTACTGGAACCAGCAGCTGGTTGCCATGAAGGGCGACATCCTCAAGGTGCTCAACGGGCCTGCCGTCCCGGCGGCTCCGGCTGCCCCGGAGGCTCCCGCCGCCCCGGTCGCTCCGGCCGCCTGA
- a CDS encoding metallophosphoesterase family protein, with the protein MKLLLIADTHVPKRARDLPDQVWKQVARADVVIHAGDWVTVELLDELQSRAARLVGCWGNNDGPDLRSRLPERADVVLAGLRFTVVHETGAAGGREARMSRLYPDSDVLVFGHSHIPWDTTTSTGLRLLNPGSPTDRRRAPHCTYMTATVESGALAGVTLHNIEK; encoded by the coding sequence GTGAAGCTACTGCTGATCGCCGATACGCACGTCCCCAAGCGCGCCCGCGACCTACCCGACCAGGTATGGAAGCAAGTCGCCCGGGCAGACGTGGTGATCCACGCGGGCGACTGGGTAACCGTCGAGTTGCTCGACGAACTGCAGAGCAGGGCGGCCCGGCTGGTGGGCTGCTGGGGAAACAACGACGGACCCGATCTGCGCAGCCGGTTACCGGAGCGGGCGGACGTCGTGCTGGCGGGTCTGCGCTTCACCGTCGTTCACGAGACCGGCGCGGCGGGCGGTCGCGAGGCCCGGATGTCTCGGCTCTATCCCGATAGCGACGTACTGGTGTTCGGTCACAGTCATATCCCGTGGGACACCACAACCAGCACCGGTTTACGGCTGCTGAATCCGGGGTCTCCCACCGATCGTCGCCGAGCTCCCCATTGCACTTACATGACCGCGACAGTCGAAAGCGGCGCGCTTGCCGGGGTCACCCTGCACAACATCGAAAAGTAG
- a CDS encoding MaoC family dehydratase, protein MRTFESVADLAAAAGETIGQSDWVTITQEDVNLFADATGDHQWIHVDPERAAKGPFGTTIAHGFMTLSLLPRLQHEMYTVKGIKLAINYGLNKVRFPAPVPVGSRVRAQSSLVGVEDVGNGAVQATVATTVEVEGAGKPACVAESVVRYVT, encoded by the coding sequence ATGCGCACCTTCGAATCCGTCGCCGACCTTGCTGCCGCTGCGGGTGAAACCATCGGGCAAAGCGACTGGGTGACGATCACTCAGGAAGACGTCAACCTGTTTGCCGATGCGACGGGAGATCATCAGTGGATCCATGTCGACCCGGAAAGAGCGGCCAAGGGGCCATTCGGCACCACCATCGCACATGGCTTCATGACCCTGTCGCTGTTACCTCGCCTGCAGCACGAGATGTACACGGTCAAGGGCATAAAGCTGGCAATCAATTACGGGCTCAACAAGGTTCGATTCCCCGCCCCGGTGCCGGTCGGTTCCAGGGTGCGCGCCCAGAGTTCGCTGGTCGGTGTTGAAGACGTCGGCAACGGCGCGGTCCAGGCGACGGTTGCCACGACCGTCGAGGTCGAAGGGGCCGGTAAGCCGGCCTGTGTGGCAGAAAGCGTCGTCCGGTACGTCACCTGA
- a CDS encoding acyl-CoA dehydrogenase family protein, translating into MWDFETDPEYQAKLDWVQEFMVNELEPLDLVALDPYDKKNPETMAVLRPLQQQVKDQGLWAAHLRPELGGQGFGQVKLALLNEILGRSRWAPSVFGCQAPDSGNAEILALFGTEDQKARYLQPLLDGEITSCYSMTEPQGGSDPGSFVTAATRDGDSWIINGEKWFSTNAKHASFFIVMAVTNPQARTYEKMSLFIVPAETPGIEIVRNVGVGTESSKHASHGYVRYHDVRVPADHVLGGEGQAFMIAQTRLGGGRIHHAMRTIALARRAFDMMCERAVSRQTRHGRLSDLQMTQEKVADSWIQIEQFRLLVLRTAWLIDKHHDYQKVRRDIAAVKVAMPQVLHDVVQRAMHLHGALGVSDEMPFVKMMVAAESLGIADGATELHKMTVARRTLRQYEPVTTPFPSQHIPTRRAAAEARLAERLEHSIAEF; encoded by the coding sequence GTGTGGGACTTCGAAACAGACCCCGAATACCAGGCGAAGCTGGACTGGGTCCAAGAGTTCATGGTCAACGAACTCGAACCACTGGATCTGGTAGCTCTCGATCCCTATGACAAGAAGAACCCCGAGACGATGGCCGTCCTGCGGCCGTTGCAGCAGCAGGTGAAGGACCAGGGGCTCTGGGCCGCTCACCTGCGACCGGAACTCGGCGGGCAGGGGTTTGGCCAAGTCAAGCTTGCGCTGCTGAACGAAATCCTCGGACGCTCGCGCTGGGCGCCCTCGGTGTTCGGTTGTCAGGCACCAGACTCGGGTAACGCCGAGATCCTGGCGCTGTTCGGCACCGAGGACCAGAAGGCCCGCTACCTGCAACCGCTGCTGGACGGCGAAATCACCTCCTGCTACTCGATGACAGAACCTCAGGGAGGTTCGGATCCAGGGTCGTTCGTCACGGCCGCCACCCGCGACGGAGACAGCTGGATCATCAACGGGGAGAAGTGGTTTTCCACCAACGCCAAGCACGCCTCGTTCTTCATCGTGATGGCCGTGACCAACCCGCAGGCCCGCACCTACGAGAAGATGTCGCTGTTCATCGTCCCGGCGGAGACACCCGGTATCGAGATCGTCCGCAACGTCGGCGTCGGGACCGAATCGAGCAAGCACGCCAGCCACGGCTACGTCCGCTACCACGATGTTCGGGTGCCAGCCGATCATGTACTCGGCGGTGAAGGCCAGGCGTTCATGATCGCGCAGACGCGACTCGGCGGCGGTCGCATTCACCACGCGATGCGCACAATTGCATTGGCACGCAGAGCCTTTGACATGATGTGCGAACGCGCCGTATCCAGGCAGACCAGACACGGCCGGCTTTCCGACTTGCAGATGACGCAGGAGAAGGTCGCCGACAGCTGGATCCAGATCGAGCAGTTCCGACTACTGGTGCTGCGCACGGCGTGGCTGATCGACAAGCACCACGACTATCAGAAGGTGCGTCGCGACATCGCGGCGGTAAAGGTCGCAATGCCACAGGTGCTGCACGACGTGGTGCAGCGCGCCATGCACCTGCACGGCGCGCTCGGCGTTTCCGACGAGATGCCGTTCGTCAAGATGATGGTGGCCGCCGAATCGCTGGGCATCGCCGACGGCGCCACCGAACTGCACAAGATGACGGTGGCACGCCGGACACTGCGCCAATACGAGCCTGTTACAACGCCGTTCCCGTCACAGCACATACCCACCCGGCGAGCGGCGGCCGAGGCGCGGCTGGCCGAGCGCCTGGAACACAGCATCGCGGAGTTCTAA
- a CDS encoding GNAT family N-acetyltransferase: MTPQARPAQQADIRELSRTMARAFYDDPVMTWLFPGDRARTAQLCRLFAAMTRHHHLARGGVEVACDGPGIGAAALWDPPNQWRETRLGELAMTPALLRVFGFRTGVGRAVQSAMKRAHPEEPHWYLAAIGSEPTVRGQGFGQALLRSRLDRCDAEYCPAYLESSKPENVPYYQRFGFTVTGEIALPHGGPSIWPMWRDPR, from the coding sequence ATGACCCCACAGGCGCGTCCGGCACAGCAGGCCGATATCCGTGAGCTGTCCCGAACCATGGCCCGGGCTTTCTACGACGATCCCGTGATGACGTGGCTGTTTCCCGGTGACCGGGCCCGGACCGCGCAATTGTGCCGGTTGTTCGCGGCCATGACACGCCACCACCATCTGGCCCGCGGTGGCGTTGAGGTGGCCTGCGACGGACCGGGTATCGGCGCGGCGGCATTGTGGGATCCGCCGAACCAATGGCGCGAGACACGGCTCGGGGAACTGGCGATGACCCCGGCCTTGCTTCGGGTGTTCGGGTTCCGAACGGGGGTGGGACGTGCCGTGCAGTCGGCGATGAAGCGCGCACACCCCGAAGAACCACACTGGTATTTGGCCGCCATCGGCAGCGAACCGACGGTTCGCGGACAGGGTTTCGGTCAGGCGCTGCTGCGGTCGCGGCTGGACCGCTGCGACGCCGAGTACTGCCCGGCCTACCTCGAGTCGAGCAAGCCCGAAAATGTGCCCTATTACCAGCGTTTCGGTTTCACCGTTACCGGTGAGATCGCGCTGCCGCACGGTGGCCCGTCGATCTGGCCGATGTGGCGTGATCCGCGGTAG
- a CDS encoding cyclic nucleotide-binding domain-containing protein, whose amino-acid sequence MALAATRKLVRDPQLRRLMAVCATFLTSNSAHGVLLTVFAFSVGGAATVGVVTLVRMLPSALLAPLAATLATSPRPQVHLAIGVGARGMTTIATVIVVVSGAPLGVVLVVLGVDSLMSAAVRSLHAALVVRLATSVAEAATANAATGVLLYASALAGPALAGVMLAFVGVGWALTLPAALFVVGALTALRITVAPIDDMPDTGGARPSGGVARVQLRAVGAGFRAIIESRPAAAAATLFLLTTTLLDGFWYVASAPLAADQFGLGPSGVTTIMTIYGVGGLLGAVAMLSIAGRGGLARMFTLARLSEALLLAAIGAASLPALGLVLAAGVGGGSAASWAIAPTLVQRSVNRASMVTAAASLQSVSQLAIAAGAGIAAVLVDSLGLTGALAIVSGAAALITVLAWPQVRRADKLSDDDSAKLAVIRATPVLAPLPALALEQLARTATRMAVPAGSDVIRQGDRGDRFYMIASGLADATVNGRRVATLGPGGSFGEIALLHDVARSATVTARKDLDLVAVDRAEFLAALSSNTAAGLRLGGLARTRLGTVPVEERLIELGPDPALNSHSLSELLAAQPALAGIGDGALRELADTAKVLAAPDGALITCEGDHGDTYYVILEGAAQVLDDGTAVHHLRPGEGFGEQAILRDVPRTATVRAVGDTILVAVDREAFQRARR is encoded by the coding sequence GTGGCTCTGGCCGCGACTCGCAAGTTGGTGCGCGATCCTCAGCTGCGCAGACTAATGGCGGTATGCGCCACCTTTCTCACCAGTAATTCCGCGCACGGCGTGCTGCTCACCGTCTTCGCCTTCTCGGTGGGCGGTGCCGCCACCGTCGGCGTGGTGACCCTGGTCCGAATGCTGCCCAGCGCACTTCTGGCGCCGCTGGCGGCAACGCTGGCCACCAGTCCACGCCCCCAGGTACACCTGGCAATCGGGGTTGGCGCCCGCGGGATGACAACGATCGCCACCGTCATCGTGGTGGTGTCCGGGGCGCCGCTCGGTGTCGTCTTGGTGGTGCTGGGCGTCGACTCGCTGATGTCGGCGGCCGTGCGCTCCCTGCATGCCGCGCTGGTGGTGCGTCTGGCCACCAGCGTGGCCGAGGCGGCAACCGCCAACGCGGCGACCGGGGTTCTTCTCTATGCCAGCGCCCTGGCCGGGCCGGCGCTGGCCGGGGTGATGCTGGCCTTCGTCGGCGTCGGCTGGGCCTTGACCCTGCCGGCGGCGCTCTTCGTCGTCGGCGCCCTGACAGCGCTACGGATCACCGTGGCGCCCATCGATGACATGCCCGATACCGGCGGTGCCCGGCCATCCGGCGGCGTCGCGCGCGTCCAGCTCAGGGCGGTCGGAGCCGGGTTTCGCGCGATCATCGAAAGCCGTCCGGCCGCCGCGGCGGCGACCCTGTTCCTTCTCACCACGACGCTGCTCGACGGCTTCTGGTACGTCGCGAGCGCGCCGTTGGCCGCAGACCAATTTGGGCTCGGCCCAAGCGGTGTCACGACGATCATGACCATCTACGGCGTCGGCGGCCTGCTCGGTGCGGTGGCAATGCTGTCGATCGCGGGACGGGGCGGGCTGGCCCGCATGTTCACCTTGGCCCGGCTCAGCGAGGCGCTCCTGCTCGCGGCGATCGGTGCGGCCAGTCTGCCCGCACTGGGCCTGGTGCTGGCCGCCGGCGTGGGTGGGGGAAGCGCGGCCTCGTGGGCCATCGCACCGACGCTTGTTCAGCGCAGCGTCAACAGAGCCTCGATGGTGACCGCGGCGGCCAGTCTGCAGAGCGTGTCACAGCTGGCGATCGCCGCGGGTGCGGGGATCGCGGCGGTGCTGGTCGACTCGTTGGGACTGACCGGCGCCCTGGCCATCGTCAGTGGTGCCGCGGCGCTCATCACGGTGCTGGCCTGGCCGCAGGTGCGCCGCGCCGACAAGCTCAGCGACGACGACAGCGCCAAGCTTGCGGTGATCCGGGCGACCCCGGTGCTGGCCCCGCTGCCCGCACTTGCTCTCGAGCAGCTCGCGCGCACGGCGACGCGGATGGCCGTGCCTGCGGGCTCCGACGTGATCCGCCAGGGCGACCGAGGCGACCGGTTCTACATGATCGCCAGCGGCCTGGCCGACGCCACCGTCAACGGTCGCCGGGTGGCCACCCTTGGTCCCGGCGGGTCGTTCGGGGAGATCGCCTTGCTGCACGACGTGGCGCGCTCGGCCACCGTGACAGCGCGAAAGGACCTCGACCTGGTCGCGGTGGATCGTGCCGAGTTCCTCGCCGCGCTGTCCAGCAACACGGCAGCGGGTCTGCGGCTGGGCGGGCTCGCCCGCACCCGGCTGGGCACCGTGCCCGTCGAGGAGCGCCTCATCGAACTCGGCCCGGATCCCGCACTGAACAGCCATTCGCTGTCCGAGCTGCTCGCCGCGCAGCCGGCGCTGGCGGGCATCGGCGACGGCGCGCTGCGCGAACTCGCCGACACCGCCAAGGTGCTGGCCGCCCCCGACGGTGCGCTCATCACCTGCGAGGGCGACCACGGCGATACCTACTACGTGATCCTCGAGGGCGCCGCCCAGGTCCTCGACGACGGCACCGCGGTGCACCACCTCCGCCCCGGCGAGGGCTTCGGCGAGCAGGCGATCCTGCGCGACGTCCCACGTACGGCGACCGTGCGAGCGGTGGGCGACACCATCCTGGTGGCCGTGGATCGCGAGGCGTTTCAGCGCGCGCGGCGTTGA
- a CDS encoding TetR family transcriptional regulator yields the protein MNERTPSSRPHRSGRSRDSPSREERKEATRRAIIAAALKLVHDRSFSALSLREVTREAGIVPAAFYRHFESMEALGLVLIDESFRTLRDTLRGARAGRLDPNRVIESSVEILIGSVAERREHWRFIVRERSTGLSVLRYAIRTEIRLITSELATDLARFPGLNEWSTEDLNILATLFVNAMIVTAEAIEDAQSSEALEEIRRIAVKQLRMVAIGVAGWKSRP from the coding sequence GTGAACGAACGTACTCCTAGCTCACGCCCGCACCGATCGGGCCGCTCCCGGGACAGCCCGTCACGCGAGGAGCGCAAGGAGGCCACCCGGCGCGCCATCATCGCCGCCGCCCTCAAGCTGGTGCATGATCGCAGCTTCAGCGCGCTGAGTCTGCGTGAAGTCACGCGCGAAGCCGGAATCGTGCCAGCCGCGTTCTACCGCCACTTCGAATCGATGGAAGCCCTGGGCTTGGTTCTGATCGACGAGTCGTTCCGAACGTTGCGCGACACCCTGCGCGGCGCGCGGGCGGGCCGCCTGGACCCGAACCGGGTGATCGAATCGTCCGTCGAGATCCTGATAGGCAGCGTGGCCGAACGCCGCGAGCACTGGCGATTCATCGTGCGTGAGCGCTCCACCGGCCTATCGGTGCTGCGCTACGCCATCCGTACCGAGATCCGGCTGATCACCTCGGAACTGGCCACCGACCTGGCGCGGTTTCCCGGGCTCAATGAGTGGAGCACCGAAGACCTCAACATCCTGGCGACGCTGTTCGTCAACGCCATGATTGTCACGGCCGAGGCGATCGAGGACGCGCAGAGCTCCGAGGCGCTCGAGGAGATCCGAAGGATCGCGGTCAAACAGCTGCGGATGGTCGCAATCGGTGTCGCCGGCTGGAAAAGCAGGCCCTGA
- a CDS encoding flavin reductase family protein, producing the protein MFTQTLTQTLAKRVLGSGLVDLLTGPHGIDRYTELVEPTWTLGEARAKLIDVRRTTPRSVTLTLAPNDTFRSPMAAGTGPLAGQYVNLTVDIDGRRHTRCYSPANAEGSETLELTIGRHDGGLVSTYLYDHARRGMVVGLAGVGGDFVLPQRRPRRILFVSGGSGITPVLAMLRTLVAQHHLHIHGAEITFIHYARNPAEACYRTELAALPGVRVLHGYTQSGGGDLVGRFGPDHLAAAMDAPDAVFVCGPTTLVDAVRENCENVFTESFVPAPIEAPAQPSGGRVRFADSGIDVVDDGRSLLEQAESAGLAPENGCRMGICHTCTRRKTSGTVRNLVTGAVSVAPDEDVQICVSVPVGDVDLSL; encoded by the coding sequence ATGTTCACTCAAACTTTGACCCAAACTCTGGCAAAGCGGGTCCTGGGTTCCGGCCTGGTCGACCTGCTCACCGGTCCGCACGGAATCGATCGATACACCGAGTTGGTGGAGCCGACGTGGACGCTGGGCGAGGCCCGCGCCAAGCTCATCGACGTGCGGCGCACCACGCCGCGCAGCGTCACCCTCACGCTGGCCCCCAATGACACGTTCCGCTCGCCCATGGCGGCGGGTACCGGCCCCCTGGCCGGTCAGTACGTCAACCTCACCGTCGATATCGACGGTCGACGTCACACCCGGTGCTATTCGCCGGCCAACGCCGAAGGCAGCGAGACTCTCGAGCTGACCATCGGTCGCCACGACGGCGGGCTGGTGTCGACCTATCTCTATGACCATGCCCGCCGCGGCATGGTGGTGGGCCTGGCCGGTGTCGGCGGCGACTTCGTGCTGCCGCAGCGCCGGCCGCGCCGCATCCTGTTCGTCTCCGGCGGCAGCGGCATCACGCCCGTGCTGGCGATGCTGCGCACCCTGGTTGCCCAGCACCATCTGCACATTCACGGTGCCGAGATCACCTTCATCCACTACGCGCGCAATCCCGCCGAGGCCTGCTATCGCACCGAGCTGGCCGCACTGCCCGGGGTGCGGGTTCTGCACGGCTACACCCAATCGGGTGGCGGCGACCTCGTCGGCCGATTCGGCCCGGATCACCTGGCCGCCGCGATGGACGCCCCGGACGCGGTGTTCGTTTGCGGTCCCACCACTTTGGTGGACGCCGTGCGGGAGAACTGTGAAAACGTGTTCACCGAAAGCTTCGTGCCGGCGCCGATCGAAGCGCCCGCGCAACCATCCGGCGGCCGGGTGAGGTTCGCAGACAGCGGCATTGACGTCGTCGACGACGGCCGCTCGCTGCTCGAACAGGCCGAATCGGCCGGACTGGCACCGGAAAACGGCTGCCGGATGGGCATCTGCCACACCTGCACGAGGCGCAAGACCTCCGGCACGGTGCGCAACCTGGTCACCGGTGCGGTATCGGTCGCTCCGGACGAGGACGTCCAGATCTGTGTATCGGTTCCGGTCGGCGACGTCGACCTATCGCTCTAG
- a CDS encoding fatty acid desaturase family protein: MGNNNIATIAETADTATRANFALTPEQAEAFGRELDAIRERVIADLGEADADYIRRVIKAQRALEVGGRALLFAGILPPAWLAGTAMLGLSKILDNMEIGHNVMHGQYDWMRDPAISGRSFEWDTACPADQWRHSHNYMHHTHTNIVGMDRDIGYGIIRMSEDQPWQPYYLGNPVYAFLLMVLFQYGVALHELETERIRSGEITLRDKRETLTEIWKKTRRQTLKDYVAFPLLAGPFAPFVFTGNLTANLMRNVWSYMIIFCGHFPDGTQEFSVEETQNESRGQWYFRQVLGSANLTGGKTFHLLSGNLSHQIEHHLFPDIPARRYAEIAPEVQEICERYGIPYNRGPLLRQFGTVVRKIVKLAFRGSDRQEAHALA, from the coding sequence ATGGGAAACAACAACATCGCAACCATTGCAGAAACTGCAGACACCGCAACCCGCGCGAATTTCGCCCTGACGCCCGAACAGGCCGAGGCATTCGGCCGCGAACTCGACGCCATCAGGGAACGCGTGATCGCTGACCTCGGCGAAGCGGACGCCGACTACATCCGCCGTGTCATCAAGGCTCAGCGGGCGCTGGAAGTCGGTGGACGCGCACTGCTGTTCGCCGGCATACTGCCACCGGCCTGGCTGGCGGGCACCGCAATGCTGGGCTTGTCAAAGATCCTGGACAACATGGAGATTGGCCACAACGTCATGCACGGCCAGTACGACTGGATGCGTGACCCCGCGATTTCCGGGCGCTCCTTCGAGTGGGACACCGCCTGCCCCGCCGATCAATGGCGGCATTCGCACAACTACATGCACCACACCCACACCAACATCGTGGGAATGGACCGCGATATCGGTTACGGCATCATCCGGATGAGCGAAGACCAGCCGTGGCAGCCGTACTACTTGGGCAATCCCGTCTACGCGTTCCTGTTGATGGTGCTGTTCCAGTACGGCGTCGCGCTGCACGAACTGGAAACCGAGCGCATTCGCTCCGGCGAGATCACGCTCCGCGACAAGCGTGAGACTTTGACGGAGATCTGGAAAAAGACCAGACGTCAGACCCTCAAGGACTACGTCGCCTTCCCGCTGCTGGCCGGGCCGTTTGCGCCGTTCGTCTTCACCGGAAATCTCACGGCGAACCTGATGCGCAACGTGTGGTCGTACATGATCATCTTCTGCGGCCACTTCCCCGACGGCACCCAGGAGTTCAGCGTCGAAGAAACCCAGAACGAGTCTCGGGGGCAGTGGTATTTCCGCCAGGTGCTGGGCTCGGCCAATCTGACCGGCGGCAAGACCTTCCACCTGCTGTCGGGCAACCTGTCCCACCAGATCGAGCACCATCTGTTCCCCGACATCCCGGCCCGCCGGTACGCCGAGATTGCCCCCGAGGTGCAGGAGATCTGCGAACGCTACGGCATTCCTTATAACCGGGGCCCGCTGCTGCGCCAGTTCGGCACGGTTGTTCGCAAGATCGTCAAACTGGCATTCCGTGGCTCCGATCG